One window of the Triticum dicoccoides isolate Atlit2015 ecotype Zavitan chromosome 3B, WEW_v2.0, whole genome shotgun sequence genome contains the following:
- the LOC119277967 gene encoding probable magnesium transporter NIPA4: MAAETSTSAAAGSGGGSWVESYTGMSTDNIKGLVLALSSSVFIGTSFIVKKKGLRKAGASGVRAGVGGYSYLYEPLWWAGMITMIVGEVANFAAYAFAPAILVTPLGALSIIISAVLADIMLKEKLHIFGMLGCVLCVVGSTTIVLHAPQEREIESVAEVWDLATEPAFLFYAAIVLAATFVLIFRYIPQYGQTHIMVYIGVCSLVGSLSVMSVKALGIALKLTFSGINQLIYPQTWLFAIIVVACILTQMNYLNKALDTFNTAVVSPIYYTMFTSLTILASVIMFKDWDRQNPTQIVTEMCGFVTILSGTFLLHKTKDMVDGLPPTLPIRIPKHADENGYASEGIPLRSAAEGLPLRSPRAAE; the protein is encoded by the exons ATGGCGGCGGAGACGTCCACCTCGGCGGCCGCCGGCTCGGGCGGCGGCAGCTGGGTGGAGTCGTACACGGGGATGTCCACGGACAACATCAAGGGGCTGGTGCTCGCCCTCTCCTCCAGCGTCTTCATCGGCACCAGCTTCATCGTCAAGAAGAAGGGGCTCAGGAAGGCCGGCGCGTCCGGCGTCCGCGCAG GGGTTGGTGGGTACTCTTATTTGTATGAACCATTATGGTGGGCAGGAATGATTACAA TGATCGTTGGAGAAGTTGCTAACTTTGCAGCATATGCGTTTGCTCCTGCTATACTCGTCACTCCACTTGGTGCACTTAGCATAATCATTAG CGCCGTTCTTGCAGACATTATGTTAAAGGAGAAGCTACATATCTTTGGTATGCTTGGATGTGTTCTTTGTGTcgtgggttcaacaactattgtgCTTCATGCCCCCCAGGAGCGTGAAATTGAGTCTGTCGCAGAAGTGTGGGATCTTGCTACAGAACCAG CATTTCTATTTTATGCGGCAATCGTGCTTGCTGCAACTTTTGTGCTCATATTCCGTTATATCCCACAGTATGGTCAGACACATATCATGGTTTATATTGGTGTTTGTTCACTTGTAGGATCTCTATCG GTCATGAGCGTGAAAGCTCTTGGTATAGCCTTGAAACTGACTTTTTCTGGGATAAACCAGCTAATCTATCCGCAGACATGGTTGTTCGCAATTATTGTTGTTGCATGTATATTAACACAGATGAACTATCTGAACAAG GCTCTTGACACATTCAATACGGCAGTTGTTTCACCAATATACTATACTATGTTTACATCACTAACAATACTGGCCAGTGTCATAATGTTCAAG GACTGGGATCGTCAAAATCCAACTCAAATTGTGACAGAGATGTGTGGTTTTGTCACAATCCTTTCTGGAACATTTCTTCTTCATAAGACTAAAGATATGGTTGATG GTCTCCCACCGACTCTGCCTATCAGGATTCCGAAACATGCTGATGAAAACGGCTATGCGTCTGAAGGAATTCCTCTTAGATCCGCTGCTGAAGGGCTCCCTCTGAGGTCACCAAGGGCAGCAGAATAA
- the LOC119277968 gene encoding protein DMP7-like: MAEHEGEEYKVLIDQTSKDAGEPHQDADDDDADDTSSFILVMNLVLSGTARLNVLLPTATILTFAIFAPLVTDDGKCARVNRVLTGAFVLLCAASCVFFTLTDSFRSATGRLRYGVATPTGIATFCAGGGSRTKAPREPERYRLRWSDLFHTALSLVAFVTFAASHHDIVRCYYPGAPRKVVNTVPLVVGFVVSLLFVMFPSKRRGIGYPFLLRTDLVYLRR; this comes from the coding sequence ATGGCTGAGCATGAAGGAGAAGAGTACAAGGTGCTGATTGATCAGACCAGCAAAGACGCCGGTGAACCACACCAAGACGCAGACGATGATGACGCTGACGACACCTCGAGCTTCATCCTGGTCATGAACCTCGTCCTCAGCGGCACGGCCCGGCTCAACGTGCTCCTCCCGACGGCCACCATCCTGACCTTCGCCATCTTCGCGCCGCTGGTGACCGACGACGGCAAGTGCGCGCGCGTCAACCGCGTGCTCACCGGCGCGTTCGTGCTGCTCTGCGCCGCCTCCTGCGTCTTCTTCACGCTCACCGACAGCTTCCGCTCCGCCACGGGCCGGCTCCGCTACGGCGTGGCCACCCCGACGGGTATCGCCACGTTCTGCGCCGGCGGGGGGAGCCGGACGAAGGCGCCGAGGGAGCCGGAGAGGTACAGGCTGCGGTGGTCGGACCTGTTCCACACCGCGCTCTCGTTGGTGGCATTTGTGACCTTCGCCGCCTCCCACCACGACATCGTCCGGTGCTACTACCCCGGCGCGCCCAGGAAGGTGGTGAACACCGTGCCCCTCGTCGTCGGCTTCGTCGTCAGCCTCCTCTTCGTCATGTTCCCTTCCAAGAGGAGGGGGATCGGCTACCCGTTCCTTCTCAGGACCGACCTCGTGTACCTACGGCGCTGA
- the LOC119277969 gene encoding NAD(P)H-quinone oxidoreductase subunit N, chloroplastic-like gives MWSGAAAAAARTVSPPPHATTSLTGRRGAGRPSTVSVRAGGGGLMDFVGGDLVKPDLGRWLDDVEEHKALAIYPPHEGGYEGRYLNRLRYQGYYFLDLSARGLGDPESTLTKIHPVCPPSLGRQPVARWYFPPEVDYRLSLLHPDAKGLIVWVYEAKVLSKAELQFLAMLPDLRPKVRVIAECGNWRKFIWKPLKQISGLEPDPDAEE, from the exons ATGTGGTCGGGAGCGGCAGCTGCGGCGGCGCGCACCGTGTCGCCGCCGCCCCACGCGACGACGTCCCTCaccgggcggcgcggcgcggggcggCCGTCGACGGTGTCGGtgcgcgcgggcggcggcgggctgaTGGACTTCGTGGGCGGGGACCTGGTGAAGCCGGACCTGGGGCGGTGGCTGGACGACGTGGAGGAGCACAAGGCGCTGGCCATCTACCCGCCGCACGAGGGCGGCTACGAGGGCCGCTACCTCAACCGCCTCCGCTACCAGGGCTACTACTTCCTCGACCTCTCGGCGCGCGGCCTCGGCGACCCCGAGTCCACCCTCACCAAGATCCACCCCGTCTGCCCG CCTAGCCTCGGGAGGCAGCCGGTGGCGAGGTGGTACTTCCCGCCGGAGGTGGACTACAGGCTCAGCCTGCTGCACCCTGACGCCAAAGGGCTCATCGTCTGGGTCTACGAAGCCAAG GTTCTGTCCAAGGCCGAGCTGCAGTTCCTGGCCATGCTCCCTGACCTCCGCCCCAAAGTCAGGGTCATCGCGGAATGCGGCAACTG GAGAAAATTCATCTGGAAACCGCTGAAGCAAATATCGGGCCTCGAGCCTGATCCGGACGCCGAGGAATGA